The Streptomyces rimosus genomic interval GCCCCGGCCGTCGCGCAGACGCCGACCGTCACCGAGGCGCGGGCCCCGTACACCGTCCGCGCGAAGACGTCGCAGCCCTGGGTGTCGAAGCCGAAGGGGTGGCCGGACCGCGAGCCCTCCTGGGACAGGGTGATGTCGCAGTCCAGCGGGTCGGTGCCGGTCAGCAGGGACGGCCAGACGGCGATCAGCACGAAGAAGACGATCAGCAGTCCGGAGACCAGGAAGACCGGGTTGCGGCGCAGGTCGTGCCAGGCGTCCGACCACAGGCTGCGGGCCCGTCCGGCGGCGGGCTGCACGCCGGTGCCCTGCGGCGCTCCCGGCGCGCCGGGCACCTCGGGAGGTCCGGCGAGCCCGCCCATGGTCTCCGCCTCGACGGCGGGCAGTGGCGTCCCGCTGCCCGCCGTCTGGAACGGCTCGTGGCGCTCGGGTTCAGGCATAGCGGATCCTCGGGTCGAGCACGGCGTACAGGAGGTCGACGATCAGGTTCGCCAGCAGGAAGACGATGACCAGGACGGTCACGAAGCCGACGACGGTCGGGGAGTTCTGGCGGACGATGCCCTGGTACAGCTCGTAGCCGACGCCGTGCACATTGAAGATCCGCTCGGTGACCACCGCGCCGCCCATCAGGGAGCCGACGTCGGCGCCGATGAAGGTGACCACCGGGATGAGCGAGTTGCGCAGCAGGTGCCGCACCACGATCCGCCGCCGGGGCAGGCCCTTGGCGACGGCCGTACGGACGTAGTCGGCGCGGGCGTTCTCCGCGATCGACGTACGGGTGAGCCGGGTGACGTACGCCAGCGACACCAGCGCCAGCACACAGCCGGGCAGCAGCAGCGCGTCCAGGGGCGCGCCGATCGGGACGGCCGGGGTGACCCAGCCCCACTTCACGCCCAGCAGGTACTGGAGGACGTACCCGCTGACGAACGTCGGCACCGACACCACGATCAGCGTCAGCACCAGCACCCCGGTGTCCAGCAGCCGCCCGCGCCGCAGCCCGCTGAGCACGCCCAGCGTCACCCCGACGACGATCTCGGCGACGATGGCGACGGCGGTCAGCCGCAGGGTGACGGGAAAAGCGGTGCCCATCTTGTCCAGCACCTGCAAGCCGTCGAACGTCGTGCCGAAATTCCCGGTGAAGATCTGGCCCATGTACTGCAGGTACTGCTGCCACAGCGGCTCGTCCAAATGGAGTTCGCGGCGGATCTGCGCGGCGGTCGCGGGGTCCGGGGCGCGGTCGCCGGACAGCGCGGCGACCGGGTCGCCGAGCGCGTACACCATCACGAAAATCAGGAAGGTGGCACCGATGAAGACCGGCACCATCTGCAGCAGCCGCCGGATCACATAACGCACCATGGCCGTCCGCCCGCCCTCAGTCCTTGATCGTGATCTGGTCGTACACCGGAACGCTGAAGGGGTTCAGGGCCACATGCCCGACCCGGTCCGTGTAGCCGCCGCTGCCGTTCTGGTACCACAGCGGAATCGCGGGCATTTCCCGGGCGAGAATCCGCTCGGCCCGGTGATACGTGGCGTTGACCCGGCCCACGTCGCTCTCCGCGTTCGCGCTGCTTACCAGCCGGTCGAATTCCTTGTTGCTCCAGCCCGAGTCGTTGGACGAGGCGCCGGTGAAATACTGGCTCTGCAGGAAGGTCTGGATCAGCGGATAGTCCATCTGCCAGCCGGCGCGGAAGGGGCCGCTCATCTTCTTCGCGCTGACCTTGGACCGGTAATCGGCGAAGGTGCCCATCGGGCTCCCGTCGCACACATGGCGTCCCAGCGCCCGGTTCACGCTGTTGCACAGGGCGTCCACCCACAGTTTGTGGGATCCGGTGTCCGCGTTGTACGTCACCTTCATCGACCCGCCGGGAAGCCCGCCCCCCTCGTCGACCAGCTTCCGGGCCGCCGCCGGGTCGTACGTACACGCCGCGCCGCACAGCCCCGCCTGGTAGCCGCCGTGCTCACCGAGGGCCATGGCGGTCCAGTCGGTGGCCGGCGTCCGTGTCCCCCGGAAGATCTGCCGGGTGATCGCCGGGCGGTTGATGGCCATGGAGATGCCGCGTCGGACTTTCTCCGTCCCCGGCTTGGCCCAGCCCTTTTCGTACATCGGGAACGACAGCGTCTGAATGATCCCGGCGGGCTGATTAATGTACCGCCCCTGCAGATCCTTCTGCACATGCTTCAGCTGCGAAGCCGGCACATCATCCACGAGATCGAGATTTCCCGCCATCAGGTCGGTATAGGCGGTGTCGTTGTCCGTATAGACCTGAAGATCGACCCCACCGTTCTTCGCCTTGTCGGGCCCCGGGTAATCCTTCCAGGTCCGCAACCGCATGATCCCGCCCTTGGCGTACGACTGCACGGCGTACGGACCGTTGCCGACCGGCTTCGCCAGCCAGGCGTCGTGGTCGGTGAAGAACGACCGGGGCAGCGGCAGGAAGGCGCTGTAGCCGAGCATCTCCGGCCACAGCCCGAATTTCTGGTTCAGCCGCACCGTGAACGTCAGCTCGTCCTTGACCTTCAGCCCGCGCATCGTCCGCGCGGCCGGCTTCGAGCCCTCCCCCTCCGGGTGGACCTCCTCGTACCCCTCCACATAGCTGAAGAAAGGCGCCCCGAGCTGCCGATTGCTGACCAGCGCCCCGTAATTCCAGGCGTCGACGAAAGACCGGGCCGTCACCTTCTCCCCGTTACTGAAGGACCACCCCGGTTTGAGCTTCACCGTGAAGTTCCGCGCGTCCGGCGATTCGACCGACTCGGCCACCATGTTCTCGGCCACGGCCGTGCGCGGGTTGTACCGCTTCAGCCCCCTGAAGGCCAGGTCGAGCACCTTGCCGCCCTGTACGTCGGTGGTGTTCGCCGGCTCCACCGGGTTCTGCGGATCGCCCCAGGACGCCCGTACGACGCTGGGGTCCTGCCCGCCCCCGCCGCACCCGGCGCCCGCCAGGGCGACCGTGGCGGCCGCGAAGAACGCCGAACCGACACGCAAGGCTCCGCGCAACGAGCTGCCTCCTCAGAGCTGCGGCCCGGGCGCCCGCACCCACCCGGCCTATCAGCCCCAACCTGACATCCCGGGCCTGCCGGAACCCGTCAGCCTGGCCCGACACGGAGGAGAACCGCCCGTATGAGCGACCTTGGCCACCCTCGGTGGGCCGTTACCTGTCGTTCGACTCGCAGCCGGTTCCGTTGTGGTTGCGGTCGAGGTGATACGGATCGGAGGATCCGACGTGGGTCGGCCCATCGAGATCCGAACAGTCGATGTCGGGGCCGCCCGACGACGGCCGCGGCGATGGCGAACCGGTGCCCCCGCCACTCGGCGACGGGCCCGCCGCCGCCCGGATGTCCGCGCCGACGATCATCCCGTCCCGGACGGTGTACGTACCGGCGAAGGACCGCACGGACCCGTCCCGCTGCTCCGCGTCCAGCGCGACCGAGACCGTGTCTCCCTGCACGCCGGTGACGTGAACGCTGTCGTGCGCGGTGTCCGCGAAGCCCGCCACGAAGGCGTCATAGGAGCCCCCGAGGTGCTTGCCACCGAGGTCCCAGGCCCGACGGAAGTCACGGGCATTGACGGCCGCGTAGTAATCCTCGACAACGGAGGCGGCGTCCCGCGCCGCGGCCGACCCCTCCGGTGCGGTGCTGGGGGCGCCCATCCCCGTACCGGAAGGCGAGGGCGCCTCGGTGACCGTACGGGCACTCGTCACCGTCGTCCCCGTCCCGTCCCCGCCGGAGGAACCGCACCCGGCCAGCACGGCGCCCACCAAGGCGGCCCCCGCCATCACGCAGCAACGGCGCATCGACCTCACCCCACAGGCGAAACGTCCCTACGCCCCAGTCTGCGCCGCCCACGAGAGCTCCGCCCGTGGATCACCCACCGCCCCGACCGAGCCCCCCACTCTTGACCACCCGCACCAGCCCACCCAGAGCCCCCACGGAAACCCCCATCACCACTTCGGGCTCCGCGCTCTCCCGCATCCACCGAGTGGCACCGGGTCCTGTCGCCACCTCGACACACGCTTCGGTGTGTCCCTCGCTGAAGCTGGATTTCTGCCACTCGAACCGGGACATGTACGCCTTCCTAGAGCAGGGGGTACAGAAGTCGCTCGATGAGCTTGACCGTGTCCTTCGCACACCGCGCCTCGGAGGGAAGCGCCGCTTCCGCCAGCTTAGCGAACGTGTGCTCATACCTCTGGACGGCTTCGACTTCGCCCAGGTACAGGGAGTTCTCGACATGCGGGACGACCGCCGTCGACAGTTCCCGCACGGGCGGCGTCAGCACGGTAAAAGGCGCCCCGAAAGGCACCGGGCCGTCGAACGGCAGCACTTGGAGCGTCACGTTCGGCAGGTGACACGCGTCGATCAGGCGCAGCAACTGGTCCCGCATGAGTGCGCGGCCCCCGAAGGAAGCCCGCAGCGCGGCCTCGTGCACCACCGCGTGCAGCTTCGGCGCCCCCTCCCCCGACAGCACCCGCTGCCTCTCCATCCGGAACTCCACCGCGGCCGCCTCCGCGCTGCGCGGCACTTCCACGTACCCGCTGCGATGTACGGCCGTGGCGTACGCCCGTGTCTGCAACAGGCCGGGGACGAACATCGGTTCGTAGCAGGCGATGGACTCGGCTCCCGCCTCCAGCTCGGCGAAGTCGAGGAGGGGTGCCCGGACGCTGTTCCGGTACAGGCTCCACCACCCCTTTCCGGACCGCTGCCCGAGGTCGATCAACGCCTCGACGTAGGTGGAACGTGTACCACTCGCGGTCTGGGCCAATTCGCGCAGCCTCGCCGGGGCCAGCGACGTGCGGCCGGCTTCGACGTTGCTGACGTGCGATTGCCGCATACCCATCACGTCCGCGGCCTCGCTGACGGTCAGGCCGGCCCGTTCTCGCAGCCTGCGGACCTCGGCCCCGAAACGCCGCTGCCGGTACGTGGGGTTCGCCCTCAGGCCCATGCGTCCCTCCCAGTTCTCCCATCGGCAGTATGGCCCAACTCGCCATTTCCCCGAGGCGGTTGCACGTATACGCCACACCCCCTTACCTTACGTATGACGCCAGTCACAGACTGCACTCACCTGGAGGCTGCCTCATGAGCACGCCCAGCGAGACCTGGTCCTACGGCTTGTTCATTCCGCACGACCCCCGGGCGGTCGGTGTCGTCAGAGCCGCGCTGCGGCACATCCTGGCCGGGGCCGGGCTGAACTGCCTGGTCGAGACGGCGGAGCTGATGGTGTCGGAGCTGGTGACCAACTCGTACCAGTACGGCAGGACCGACGCGTACGTGAGCGTCGACCGTTCGCCGTTCGACCTGACCATCGCCGTGTGGGACACCGGCCCCGGCGTGCCGGAGCAGCAGAAGGCGGCGATGGACGAGGAGTACGGGCGGGGGCTGGGGATCGTGGACGCCTGTGCGGACAGCTGGGGGGTGCGGGACTATCCGAACGGCAAGGCGGTGTGGTTCACGCTGGCGCAGCGGAAGCCGACGGAGGTGTTCGGGGAGTGGGGTTGAGGCGAAGCGCGCCGGCCGCGCGGTGATGGTGGAACCTGGCACGCAGGCGGAATTGAGGGTGAGGGTGGGGAACGGGGAGCAGGCCCCTCGCAAGCGGGCCGGCAACCCGCCGGGATGAACTCCGCCTGGTTGCGGCACCTGCAGCGCGTTGCTGCCGGAGCCCAGGCTCCGGCGGCGGGCGCGTCGATCCAGCGCACCCTGCGATCGACGCGGGAGGAGATGGAGGTCACCCGATCTCAGGAGCGCAAGAATTCGCGCTACAGGCTCACGGTGGATCTGACGACACTGGAGTGCAGCGTCGCCCGGCGCCTGGACCGCAAGAACTACGGCCCTGCGAAGAAGGCGGACGGCACGTACAACTTCGTCATTCCGGTTCGCGGGCCGGGCACCACAAACCCACCGGTGAGGACGCGCCGCAGGTGGCGGGGTTCACCGGGGGCGCGTTCTCGATGGACAAGTACAGGGACCACGCCGCCGGGTGACCGGAACGCGAAGGCACCCGGACCGATCCGGTCCGGGCGCCCGCGTATGTCGGGGAGACGGCCCTACGCCGCCCCCACCACGTCCTTCTCCTCCGCGAAGTGGCAGGCCGACTCATGGGCGGCCAGGGAGCCCGAGCCGGCGAAACGCTCGGGGACCGCCAGCAGCGGGAGTTCCTCGGCGCACTTGTCCTGCGCCTTCCAGCAGCGGGTGCGGAAGCGGCAGCCGGACGGCGGGTTGGCCGGGGACGGGACGTCGCCGGTCAGGATGATGCGCTCGCGGCCCTCGCGTGCGTCGGGGTCCGGGACGGGGACGGCCGAGAGCAGCGCCTGGGTGTAGGGGTGCGTCGGGTGGTCGTAGATCTGCTCGTCCGTGCCGATCTCGGCCATCTTGCCGAGGTACATGACCCCGACCCGGTCGGAGATGTGCCGGACGATGGACAGGTCGTGCGCGATGAAGAGGTAGGAGAGGTTGAACTCGTCCTGGAGCTTCTCCATCAGGTTGATGACCTGCGCCTGGACGGACACGTCCAGCGCCGAGACCGGCTCGTCGCAGATGATGATCTCCGGGTTGAGCGCGAGGCCGCGGGCGATGCCGATGCGCTGGCGCTGGCCGCCGGAGAACTGGTGCGGATAGCGGTTGAGGTACTCGGGGTTGAGGCCGACGACGTCCAGCAGGTCCTGCACCTTGCGGCGCCGGTCGCCCTTCGGGGCCACCTCCGGGTGGATGTCGAAGGGCTCGCCGATGATGTCGCCGACCGTCATCCGCGGGTTGAGCGAGGTGTACGGGTCCTGGAACACCATCTGGATGTTGCGCCGTACGGCCTTCAGCGCGCGCCCGGACAGCTTGGTGATGTCCTGGCCCTTGTAGAAGACCTCGCCGGAGGTCGCCCGCTCCAGGTTCATCAGCAGCTTGGCGACGGTGGACTTGCCACAGCCGGACTCGCCGACGATGCCGAGCGTCTCGCCCTGGTACAGCTCGAAGGAGATGCCGTCCACGGCCTTGACCGCGCCGACCTGCTTCTTGAACAGGATGCCCTGGGTGAGCGGGAAGTGCTTGACCAGGTTGCGGACTTCGAGGATCGGCTCGCGCCGCGCGTCGTTCTTCGGCTCAGCCATTGATCGTCTCCTCCCAGAAGTGGCACGCGCTGCCGCGGGCGTCGGCGACGGTGTGCAGCGCCGGCACCTCCGTACGGCAGATGTCCTGCGCCTTCGGGCAGCGCGGGTTGAACGCGCAGCCCGGCGGAATGTTGAGCAGGTTGGGCGGCAGGCCCTTGATCGCGTACAGCTCCTGGCCCTTCTGGTCCAGGCGCGGGATGGAGTCGAGCAGACCGCGGGTGTACGGGTGCGCGGGGGTCTTGTACAGCTCGTGCACGGGAGCGTGCTCGACGATCCGGCCCGCGTACATCACCGCGATCTTGTCGGCGACGTCCGCGACCACACCCAGGTCGTGGGTGATCAGGATCAGACCCATGTTGAACTCGCGCTGGAGGTCCGCGAGCAGGTCCATGACCTGCGCCTGGACGGTCACGTCGAGGGCGGTGGTGGGCTCGTCCGCGATGATCAGGTCCGGCTCCAGGGCCAGCGCCATCGCGATCATGATGCGCTGGCGCATACCGCCGGAGAACTGGTGGGGGTAGTCGTCCACCCGCTTCGAGGCGGCCGGGATCTTCACCCGGTCCATCAGATCGATCGACTTGGCCTTGGCCGCCTTCTTGCTCAGGCCCTGGTGGACCCGGAACATCTCGCTGAGCTGGTAGCCCACGCTGAGCACCGGGTTCAGGGAGGACAGCGCGTCCTGGAAGATCATGGCGATCTTGGCGCCGCGGATCTTGCGGCGCTGCTCGCCGGACATCTTCAGCATGTCCTGCCCGCGGAAGAGGATCTCCCCCTGCGGGATCTTGGCCGGCGGCATGTCGAGGATGCCCATGATGGCCTGCGCGGTGACGGACTTGCCGGACCCGGATTCACCGAGCACGGCGAGCGTCTCGCCCGCGCTGACGCTGTAGTTGACGCCGTTGACGGCCTTGACGACGCCGTCCCGGGTGTGGAATTCCACGTGCAGGTCGCGGACTTCGAGGAGGGTGCCCTCGCTCTTGTCGCGGTCCCGCTGCGCGGGAACGTCCGCGGGTTTGGAGATGGTGGTCACGTACGCCTCCCTCAGCGCAGCTTGGGGTCGAGGGCGTCGCGCACCGCGTCGCCGAGCATGATGAACGCCAGCACGGTGATGCTGAGGGCGCCCGCCGGGTAGAGCAGCATGTGCGGCGCGTTGCGCACGTCCGTGGCGGCGGTGGAGATGTCGATGCCCCAGGAGACCGTCGGCGGCTTCAGGCCGACGCCCAGGAACGACAGCGTCGCCTCCAGCGAGACGTACGTACCGAGCGCGATGGTCGCCACGACGATGACGGGCGCCAGGGCGTTGGGCGTGATGTGCCGCAGCAGCATCCGCGAGGTGCTCGCGCCCAGGGCGCGCGCGGCCTGCACGTAGTCCTGCTGCTTGGCGGTGATCACCGAACCGCGGGCGATACGGGCGATCTGCGGCCAGCCCAGGATCGCCATCAGCAGCACGACCGTGAAGATCGAGCCGCCCTTGATGACGGACAGGAAGACGATGCCGCCGAGCAAAATCGGGATGCCGAAGAAGATGTCGCCGACCCGGGAGAGGATCGAGTCCCACCAGCCGCCGAAGAAGCCGGCCAGACCGCCCATGAAACAGCCGAAGACGGCGGCGAGGAGGGTGGTGCACACACCGACGACGACCGAGGCCCGGGCACCGTAGACGGTGCGGGCGTAGACGTCGCAGCCCTGGGTGTTGAAGCCGAAGGGGTGGCCGTCGGTCGCGCCCTGCTTGGACTTGGTGATGTCACAGGCGTACGGGCTGGTGCTGGTCAGCAGGCTCGGCCAGATCGAGACGACGACCAGGAAGAGGATCAGTACCGCGGAGATGTAGAAGATCGGGTTGCGCCGCAGGTCGCGCCAGGCGTCGCCCCACAGGCTGCGGGGCTTGTCCGCCTTCAGCTCCACGCTGACGACGTCGGCCGCGTCCACGGGAGCCTGGGTGTGCACGGAGGTCTCGGTGTCAGGCATAACGGATCCTCGGGTCCAGGACCGCGTAAAGCAGGTCGACGAGCAGGTTGGCGGCGAGGAAGACGACCACGAGGATGGTCACGAAGCCCACCACGGTCGGTGAGTTCTGCCGCAGGATGCCCTGGTAGAGCTGGTAGCCGACGCCCTGGATGTTGAAGATCCGCTCGGTGACGACGGCGCCGGCCATCAGGCCGCCGATGTCGGTGCCGAGGAAGGTGACGACGGGGATCAGCGAGTTGCGCATCAGGTGGACGGTAACCACCCGGCGGCGCGGCAGGCCCTTGGCCGTCGCGGTGCGGATGTAGTCCGAGCGCAGGTTCTCCGCGACCGAGGTACGGGTGAGCCGGGAGACGTAGGCCAGCGAGACGCCCGCCAGCACGATGCCGGGCAGCAGCAGCTGGTCGAAGGTGACGTCGATGGAGACCGCCGGGGCGGCCCAGCCGAGCTTCACACCGATGAAGTACTGCAGCACGTAGCCGGTGACGAACGTCGGGATCGAGATCACCAGCAGCGTGAAGACCAGCACGCCGGTGTCCACGATCCGGCCGCGGCGCAGGCCCGCGATGACGCCGAGGGTCAGGCCGACCACCAGCTCGATGGCGAACGCCACCAGCGTCAGCTTGATGGTGTTCGGGAAGGCGTTGCCCATCAGTTCCACGACCGGGGTGCCGTTGAAGGACGTACCGAAGTCGCCCTGGAAAATCCCGGCCATGTATTGCAGGTACTGGCTCCACAACGGGTCGTTGAGGTGCAGGGACTCCCGGATTGCCGCGGCGGTGGCCGGGTCCGGTGTCCGGTCTCCGAACATGGCGGCGATGGGATCGCCGATCGCGTAGACCATGACGAAGATCAGGAAAGTGGTGCCGATGAAGACGGGCACCATCTGGAGCAGTCGTCGTATGACGTAGCGCCCCATGTGTCCTCCAGGAAAGCGCCGACGCGGGAGCAGTCGGACCCGTATCGCACGGGTTCCGACTGCCCCCTGCCGCCGTAAGCGGTTATGTTCTTCGCGCCCCGCTCAGGGGCGGCTGCGTCGGATCAGCCCTTGACCTTGATGTCGCTGAAGACAGGGACGCTGAAGGGGTTGAGGGCGACGTCGGAGACGTTCTCCGACCAGCCGACGGTGCCGTTCTGGTAGAAGAGCGGGATGTTCACCGCGTCCTGGATGACGATCTTCTCGGCCTGCTTGTAGATGTCGGTGGCCTTCTTGATGTCCGTCTCGGCGGCGGCATCGTCCATCAGCTTGTCGAATTCCTTGTTGCTCCACTTGCCGTCGTTGGAGCTGGCCCCCGTCTTGTACAGCGGGGTGAGGAAGTTCTCGATGTGCGGGTAGTCCATCTGCCAGCCGGCGCGGAACGGCCCGTTCATCTCGCCCTTGGTGATCTGGTTGCGGAAGTCACCGAAGGTACCGACCGGGTTGCCCACGCAGACGTTGTCGTTGCCGAGGGCCTTGTTGATGCTGTTGCAGGCCGCGTCCGCCCACTGCTTGTGGGAGTCCTTGTCGGCGTTGTAGCTGATGGTCAGCTTGCCGCCGGGGATGCCGCCGCCCTCTTCGATGAGCTTCTTGGCCTCGGTCGGGTTGTACGTGCAGACGTCGCCGCAGATGTTCTTGTCGTAGCCGTTGGCCTCGCCGAGCACCGGGGAGGTGAGGTCGACCATCGGCGTACGGGTGCCGTTGTAGATCTTGTCCGTGATGCTCTTGCGGTCGATCGCCATGGAGATGCCCTTGCGGACCTTCTCCATGCCCGGCTTGTTCCACTCTTCCTTGTAGAACGGGAAGGTGACGGCCTGGTAGATACCCGCGGGCTGGGTGAAGTAGTTGCCCTTGAGGTCGGTCTTGGCGTTCTTGATCTGCTCCGCCGGGATGTCGTCGTCGACATCGAGGTTGCCGGCCTGGAGGGCGGCGTACGCGGCGTTGGAGTCGGTGAAGACCTGGAGCAGGACGCCCTTGTTCTTGGGCTTGTGCACACCGGCGTAGTGCTCGTTCGGGACGAGCTTCATCAGCTTGCCCCGCTCGTACGACTCGACGGCGTACGGGCCGTTGCCGACCGGCTTCTTCAGGTATTCCTCGTGCTTGTCGAAGAACAGCTTGGGCAGCGGCGCGAACGCCTTGTAGCCCAGGCGGACCGGCCAGGTACCGAACTTCTTGCTCAGCTTGACGGTGAAGGTGGTGTCGTCCACGACCTTCAGGCCCGACAGCGTCTGGGCGGTCGGCTTGCCGTCCTCCGGCGAGGTCTTGTCGTAGCCCTCGATGTCGGAGAAGAAGTAGGCGTTCTTCTGCTTGTTGGTGGCCAGCGCCGCGTAGTTCCAGGCGTCCACGAACGACTTGGCGGTGAGCGCCTCGCCGTTGGAGAACTTCAGACCCTTCTTGATCTTGATGGTGAAGTTCTGGGCGTCCGTGGTCTCGATCGACTCGGCGGCGGCGTTCTTCGCCTCGCCGGTCTTCGGGTCGTACTCCTTCAGATTCATGAAGATCTGGTCCAGCACCTTGCCGCCGAGCACCTCATTGGTGTTCGCGGGCTCCAGCGGGTTCTGCGGGTCACCCCAGTTGGCCCGGACGAAACCGGCCTGAGCACCCGAACCGCCGCTGCTTCCACCGCACGCCGTCGCCGACAGGGCGATGGCTATCGCCCCTGCGATCCAGGTGGCGCTCTTGGCACCGCGCATGGGACTGCCTCCTCATGAGTCCATTCACTTCATGGAAAGGAGCTGCCCGCAGCTGACACCCCTGACAGCCAGCGACCAGCCCCTGCTGCTCGTGAGTCGGCGCTCCCCACAGCGCGTGACCCATTGACCCGAGCTCAATGCACCCCAGTCTCAGTCACCTTCGCCCCATAAACCACGTGTAAGGGGTCTCGGTTTGGTCACATCCGTTTTCCGGAAGTTCGGAATCCGGACAAACCAAACCATCCAGACGGTAACGAAACGGACTGTCGGCGCACCACGTTGCGATCTTCGTCCGTAATTCGGACTCACCATGGCCGGATCGCAACCGAAATCTTGTTGACTCATTGCGTTCATTTGCGATAACAGCTGCGCCATGGCGGGAAACGGAAAGCGCCCCACCGGACGGAAAATCCGGTGGGGCGCTCTCGGAGCGTAATCGCCGCTCGTGCGCCGGGGGTTACCCGGCGTGACGGATCAGCGCTTGGCGCGCGACGCCGTACGGGCCCGCTCGCGGGCGTCCAGGACGACCTTGCGGATACGGACCGCCTCCGGGGTGACCTCGACGCACTCGTCGTCGCGGCAGAACTCCAGCGACTGCTCCAGGGAGAGCTTGCGCGGCGGCACGATCGCCTCGAAGGAGTCGGCGGAGGAGGAGCGCATGTTGGTGAGCTTCTTCTCCTTGGTGATGTTCACGTCCATGTCGTCGGAGCGCGAGTTCTCACCGACGATCATGCCCTCGTACACCTCGGTGCCGGGCTCGACGAAGAGCACGCCACGCTCCTGGAGGTTGGTCATCGCGAAGGCGGTGACCGAGCCGGCCCGGTCGGCGACCAGCGAACCGTTGTTACGGGTGGTCAGGGTGCCGAACCAGGGCTCGTGACCCTCGTGGATGGAGTGCGCGATGCCGGTACCGCGGGTGTTGGTCAGGAACTCCGTACGGAAACCGATCAGGCCGCGGGACGGCACGACGAACTCCATGCGGACCCAGCCGGAGCCGTGGTTGGACATGTTGTCCATCCGGCCCTTGCGCACGCCCATGAGCTGGGTGACCGCGCCCATGTGCTCCTCGGGCACGTCGATCGTCATGCGCTCGACCGGCTCGTAGGTCTTGCCGTCGACCTCCTTGGTGACCACCTGCGGCTTGCCGATGGTCATCTCGAAGCCCTCGCGGCGCATCTGCTCGACCAGGATGGCCAGCGCCAGCTCACCGCGGCCCTGCACCTCCCAGGCGTCCGGGCGCTCGGTGTCCAGCACGCGCAGCGAGACG includes:
- a CDS encoding ABC transporter permease; the protein is MGRYVIRRLLQMVPVFIGTTFLIFVMVYAIGDPIAAMFGDRTPDPATAAAIRESLHLNDPLWSQYLQYMAGIFQGDFGTSFNGTPVVELMGNAFPNTIKLTLVAFAIELVVGLTLGVIAGLRRGRIVDTGVLVFTLLVISIPTFVTGYVLQYFIGVKLGWAAPAVSIDVTFDQLLLPGIVLAGVSLAYVSRLTRTSVAENLRSDYIRTATAKGLPRRRVVTVHLMRNSLIPVVTFLGTDIGGLMAGAVVTERIFNIQGVGYQLYQGILRQNSPTVVGFVTILVVVFLAANLLVDLLYAVLDPRIRYA
- a CDS encoding peptide ABC transporter substrate-binding protein, whose product is MRGAKSATWIAGAIAIALSATACGGSSGGSGAQAGFVRANWGDPQNPLEPANTNEVLGGKVLDQIFMNLKEYDPKTGEAKNAAAESIETTDAQNFTIKIKKGLKFSNGEALTAKSFVDAWNYAALATNKQKNAYFFSDIEGYDKTSPEDGKPTAQTLSGLKVVDDTTFTVKLSKKFGTWPVRLGYKAFAPLPKLFFDKHEEYLKKPVGNGPYAVESYERGKLMKLVPNEHYAGVHKPKNKGVLLQVFTDSNAAYAALQAGNLDVDDDIPAEQIKNAKTDLKGNYFTQPAGIYQAVTFPFYKEEWNKPGMEKVRKGISMAIDRKSITDKIYNGTRTPMVDLTSPVLGEANGYDKNICGDVCTYNPTEAKKLIEEGGGIPGGKLTISYNADKDSHKQWADAACNSINKALGNDNVCVGNPVGTFGDFRNQITKGEMNGPFRAGWQMDYPHIENFLTPLYKTGASSNDGKWSNKEFDKLMDDAAAETDIKKATDIYKQAEKIVIQDAVNIPLFYQNGTVGWSENVSDVALNPFSVPVFSDIKVKG